In Candidatus Defluviilinea proxima, a single genomic region encodes these proteins:
- a CDS encoding GNAT family N-acetyltransferase has translation MPITYRKATHKDNFTAFSIFRKSLEDYGQRTGVMAITGGNDPEKLKQLWERRRLFWEHLTDSSDQYWLAEKDNGEAIGYARSILRDHHRELTEFFVMPDSQSAGVGKELILRAFPNDTPHRSIVATSDFRAMSRYLKAGVYPFITELYFERVPELVSVETDLAIEKPNGAHSAIQIIGEIDLVILGYRRDVDHNFLMQDRTLYFYKRKGQVVGYGYIEKDYYGPFALLDNTDFPAVLAHAETQAHLLGAGSVGFETPSLNTIVVDYLMKRSYRLEGFMGTILSNKPFGKFENYLLTSPPWFL, from the coding sequence ATGCCCATTACTTACCGAAAAGCCACACACAAAGACAACTTCACCGCTTTTTCCATCTTCCGTAAGTCGCTGGAAGATTATGGTCAACGTACAGGGGTTATGGCAATCACGGGTGGAAACGACCCTGAGAAATTGAAACAACTCTGGGAGCGCCGCCGATTGTTTTGGGAACATCTTACAGATTCCAGTGACCAATATTGGCTTGCTGAAAAGGATAATGGGGAAGCCATCGGTTATGCACGCAGTATCTTACGCGATCATCATCGTGAACTGACTGAGTTTTTTGTCATGCCAGATAGTCAATCGGCAGGAGTTGGGAAGGAATTAATCTTGCGTGCATTTCCAAATGACACGCCTCACCGTTCCATCGTTGCCACGTCTGATTTTCGCGCCATGTCGCGCTACCTCAAAGCAGGAGTCTATCCTTTTATTACTGAACTCTATTTCGAACGCGTTCCTGAATTAGTTTCTGTGGAAACTGACCTTGCTATCGAGAAACCCAACGGCGCACATTCGGCGATTCAAATAATTGGCGAAATTGATTTGGTAATTCTCGGTTATCGTCGTGATGTAGACCATAACTTTCTAATGCAAGACCGTACTTTATATTTTTATAAGCGCAAGGGACAAGTAGTTGGATATGGTTATATCGAAAAAGATTACTACGGACCATTCGCGTTACTGGACAACACAGATTTCCCTGCTGTTCTCGCACATGCGGAAACGCAAGCCCACTTGCTTGGCGCAGGAAGTGTTGGCTTTGAGACCCCCAGCCTCAATACTATTGTTGTTGATTATCTGATGAAGCGCAGTTATCGTCTCGAAGGATTCATGGGTACTATTTTGTCAAATAAACCATTTGGAAAATTCGAGAATTATCTATTAACGAGTCCGCCTTGGTTTTTGTAA
- a CDS encoding glucose 1-dehydrogenase, translated as MKKLDGKVAIITGATSGIGKATALLFAEEGADLVITGRRVELGKAVETEIRQKGVRCVFVDADHSQAEACSSVLEQTLASFGRVDILFNNAGIVTKGTAETTSDDVWNETLAVNVTAVWRMSKLVIPAMKKQGGGVIVNNGSDWSVVAGRNAFPYVMSKGAVGLMTKAMALDFARDNIRVNAVCPGDTFVDRWIEKGYFEGSDPVTIEEAIKESSAYIPMGRFGKTEEIASAVLFLASDDSSFVTGHLLLVDGGNTAQ; from the coding sequence ATGAAAAAATTAGATGGTAAGGTGGCGATCATTACGGGGGCGACTTCGGGGATTGGGAAGGCGACAGCGTTGTTGTTTGCTGAGGAGGGTGCAGATCTTGTTATTACGGGACGACGCGTGGAGTTGGGGAAAGCTGTCGAAACAGAGATCAGGCAGAAGGGAGTCCGATGCGTATTTGTCGACGCGGATCATTCTCAAGCCGAGGCCTGTTCCAGCGTCCTTGAGCAGACTCTTGCCTCGTTCGGTCGAGTCGATATTTTGTTCAACAATGCGGGCATCGTCACAAAAGGGACGGCGGAGACAACGTCTGATGATGTGTGGAACGAGACGTTGGCGGTGAATGTGACGGCGGTTTGGCGAATGAGCAAGCTGGTGATCCCAGCGATGAAGAAACAGGGCGGGGGTGTGATCGTGAACAATGGGTCCGATTGGTCGGTGGTGGCGGGCAGGAATGCGTTCCCGTATGTGATGAGCAAGGGCGCGGTGGGGTTGATGACGAAGGCGATGGCGCTGGATTTTGCGCGGGATAACATTCGTGTGAATGCGGTGTGCCCGGGCGATACGTTTGTGGACAGGTGGATCGAGAAGGGATATTTTGAGGGCTCAGACCCGGTGACGATTGAGGAGGCGATCAAGGAGTCGAGTGCATACATCCCGATGGGGCGCTTTGGGAAAACCGAAGAGATCGCGAGCGCGGTGTTGTTCCTTGCTTCGGACGATTCATCCTTTGTGACGGGTCATTTGTTGCTGGTGGATGGAGGAAATACGGCTCAGTGA
- a CDS encoding HAD family hydrolase codes for MPPKHSIKAIFFDLDGTLRHSVPSGGDVFSDYVRSLGLRVNYEDRLRAARWEHFYWASSVDLRDDLLAHSGETNTFWIEYSRRRLVALGLSPSMSVDLAPKVSAHMGEMYKPESVVTEDAHAVLAQLKQAGYIMAVISNRDHPFQEVLVNHGLTEFFHFSLAAGEVNSYKPEPAIFEHGLQRAGVTAQESVYVGDNYFADIVGAQRAGLYPVLYDPNGIFPEANCTTIKSFNKLISVIETL; via the coding sequence ATGCCCCCCAAACATTCGATCAAAGCCATCTTCTTCGACCTCGATGGCACACTTCGTCACAGCGTCCCATCGGGCGGTGACGTATTCAGCGATTACGTGCGTTCGCTCGGCCTGCGTGTCAACTACGAAGACCGACTGCGTGCCGCGCGTTGGGAACATTTCTACTGGGCCAGTTCTGTAGACCTGCGCGATGACCTGCTCGCACACTCCGGCGAGACCAACACCTTTTGGATCGAATACAGCCGCCGTCGACTCGTTGCGTTGGGCCTATCGCCCTCGATGTCTGTGGACCTTGCGCCCAAAGTCTCCGCGCACATGGGCGAGATGTACAAACCCGAAAGCGTTGTCACTGAAGATGCACACGCCGTCCTTGCACAACTCAAACAGGCGGGCTACATCATGGCCGTCATCTCGAATCGCGATCATCCCTTTCAAGAAGTGCTCGTCAACCACGGCCTGACAGAGTTCTTCCACTTCTCACTCGCCGCCGGTGAAGTGAACAGCTACAAACCAGAGCCCGCCATCTTCGAACATGGCTTACAACGTGCGGGTGTCACCGCACAAGAGTCGGTCTACGTAGGCGATAACTACTTCGCCGATATCGTAGGCGCACAACGTGCCGGGCTTTACCCTGTGCTCTACGACCCCAACGGCATCTTCCCCGAAGCCAATTGCACTACGATCAAATCTTTCAACAAGTTGATTTCCGTTATCGAAACCTTATAA
- a CDS encoding NAD-dependent malic enzyme, with amino-acid sequence MRTVRVRNERRAGVLARLLTAIANLDASVGSMDMITETAQSVVRDITVYADDAEHMDKIIETMRANEGSKVLAVRDEVLQLHQKGKIAIRSRYPIDSIATLRRVYTPGVAEVCLKIADDPAMARLYTSVSHMVAIVTDGTAVLGLGNIGPLASMPVMEGKAMLMETLVGLSGMPILLSTTDPDEIVKTVANISQTFAAIQLEDISAPRCFEVEEKLQALLDIPVMHDDQHGTAVVSTAALMTAAKRANVDIHKVVIGQIGLGAAGNAIGKMLMGITGNPVYGSDLNEGAVERFVRDGGKKSNLKEIMAECDIVIATTGAPNLIKPEMVRKGQIIFALSNPNAEIDPDVALANGAAFAADGKSVNNVLGFPGIFRGAVDSNAPRITHEMLSAAMNVLVNMTPAGELLPNPLDKKVHHEVARAVAETAMKQGIARAEYVPYVEG; translated from the coding sequence ATGCGGACCGTACGAGTCCGCAACGAACGACGAGCGGGGGTATTGGCACGGCTATTGACCGCCATTGCCAACTTGGATGCCAGCGTCGGTAGCATGGACATGATCACCGAGACCGCACAAAGCGTTGTGCGCGATATCACTGTCTACGCCGATGACGCCGAACACATGGACAAGATCATCGAGACGATGCGCGCCAATGAAGGCTCCAAAGTGCTTGCCGTCCGTGATGAGGTCCTTCAACTGCATCAAAAAGGGAAGATCGCCATCCGTTCGCGGTATCCCATCGATTCCATTGCCACGTTACGAAGAGTCTACACACCCGGCGTAGCTGAGGTTTGCTTGAAGATCGCAGACGACCCGGCCATGGCACGTTTATACACAAGTGTGAGTCATATGGTGGCTATCGTCACTGACGGAACGGCCGTATTGGGGTTGGGGAATATCGGTCCGCTCGCGAGCATGCCCGTCATGGAAGGCAAAGCCATGTTGATGGAAACATTGGTTGGCTTATCGGGCATGCCCATCTTGCTGAGCACCACCGACCCCGATGAGATCGTCAAGACCGTGGCGAACATTTCACAAACCTTCGCCGCCATCCAACTCGAGGATATTTCCGCGCCGCGTTGTTTCGAAGTGGAAGAAAAGCTACAAGCATTACTCGATATCCCCGTCATGCACGATGACCAACACGGTACGGCCGTCGTCAGCACCGCCGCCTTGATGACCGCGGCCAAACGTGCGAACGTGGATATTCACAAAGTTGTCATCGGTCAAATTGGCTTGGGCGCGGCTGGGAATGCCATCGGGAAGATGCTGATGGGGATCACCGGCAACCCAGTTTACGGGTCCGATCTGAACGAGGGCGCAGTAGAAAGATTTGTTCGTGATGGTGGGAAAAAGTCCAACTTAAAAGAGATCATGGCCGAATGCGACATTGTCATCGCAACCACCGGCGCCCCGAACCTCATCAAACCAGAGATGGTCCGCAAGGGACAGATCATCTTCGCGCTCTCGAATCCGAACGCCGAGATCGACCCCGATGTGGCGTTGGCGAACGGTGCAGCCTTCGCGGCAGATGGCAAGTCTGTCAACAACGTGCTTGGTTTCCCCGGCATCTTCCGTGGCGCCGTAGATTCGAACGCACCGCGCATCACGCACGAAATGTTGAGCGCGGCCATGAATGTGCTCGTCAATATGACGCCCGCCGGTGAATTGTTACCGAACCCGCTCGATAAAAAAGTCCACCACGAGGTGGCCCGCGCCGTGGCAGAGACTGCGATGAAACAAGGCATCGCCCGCGCCGAATATGTTCCGTATGTAGAGGGTTAA
- a CDS encoding PLP-dependent aminotransferase family protein codes for MQTPWEYRYAHRTQKMGSSVIRELLKLTEQPDVISFAGGLPAPEVFPVKEFRAACQVVLDEHGPQALQYSTTEGHVPLRELIVRSTGKITVENTLITSGSQQALDFIGRLFIDRGDYVVVESPTYLGALQAWNAYGAQYISVRSDENGMLVDELEAALRVGPKLIYVLPNFQNPGGSTLTLERRKKLVELADRYGVPIVEDDPYGRLRYEGEDLPSVLSLDADYRGSTNGPYNGNVIYLSTFSKLLAPGLRLAWIVAPSEVIRKFVMIKQAADLHTSSFNQYVAYEVAKDGFIDEHVKVIRATYKERRDVMIEMMEEMFPSNVTWIKAQGGMFLWSILPEGMDSAEVLKRAVEKKVAFVPGAAFHPNGGGANTMRLNFSYSSPETIREGITRMGTTLKELINKKI; via the coding sequence ATGCAGACACCCTGGGAATATCGTTACGCTCACCGTACGCAGAAAATGGGAAGTTCCGTTATCCGCGAATTGCTGAAGTTGACCGAACAGCCTGATGTTATTTCATTTGCAGGCGGGTTACCCGCGCCGGAAGTTTTCCCGGTAAAGGAATTTCGCGCGGCTTGTCAGGTTGTGCTCGATGAGCATGGCCCGCAAGCGTTGCAATATAGCACCACGGAGGGACATGTACCCTTGCGTGAGTTGATCGTGCGCTCCACGGGCAAGATCACGGTGGAGAATACGCTCATTACTTCGGGGTCACAACAGGCGTTGGATTTTATTGGACGATTGTTCATCGATCGCGGTGATTATGTTGTAGTGGAATCGCCCACGTATCTTGGTGCTTTGCAGGCGTGGAATGCGTATGGAGCGCAATATATTTCTGTGCGTTCGGATGAGAACGGTATGCTCGTGGATGAGTTGGAAGCAGCGCTTCGTGTGGGACCGAAACTGATCTATGTGCTCCCGAACTTTCAAAACCCCGGCGGCTCTACATTGACTCTTGAACGACGCAAGAAATTAGTGGAGTTGGCAGACCGTTATGGTGTGCCAATTGTGGAAGACGATCCGTATGGGCGGTTGCGATATGAAGGAGAGGATCTGCCTTCGGTGTTGAGTCTGGATGCTGACTATCGCGGTTCTACAAATGGACCTTATAACGGTAACGTGATCTATTTGAGCACGTTCTCAAAACTACTGGCGCCGGGTCTGCGTTTGGCATGGATCGTTGCGCCATCGGAAGTGATCCGCAAGTTCGTGATGATCAAGCAGGCCGCAGACTTGCACACTTCCTCGTTCAATCAGTATGTTGCGTATGAAGTTGCGAAGGATGGATTTATCGATGAGCACGTCAAGGTGATCCGCGCTACGTATAAAGAACGACGCGATGTGATGATCGAGATGATGGAGGAGATGTTCCCATCCAATGTCACATGGATAAAAGCGCAAGGTGGCATGTTCCTGTGGAGCATTCTCCCTGAGGGAATGGATTCGGCTGAAGTGTTGAAGCGTGCTGTTGAAAAGAAGGTTGCGTTCGTGCCGGGCGCGGCCTTTCACCCCAATGGTGGAGGCGCGAATACGATGCGGCTGAACTTCTCGTATTCGTCACCGGAGACGATTCGCGAAGGTATTACCCGGATGGGAACGACGTTGAAGGAATTGATAAACAAAAAGATATAA
- a CDS encoding nitroreductase family deazaflavin-dependent oxidoreductase, with translation MNNKFLPNLKTEEYCYLTTTGRVSGKPHEIEIWFGLNENTLYLLSGGMDKSDWVKNLLKNPAVSVRVASHTFKATARVVTDEKEEAMARNLLADKYNERKVNGSLSQWARTALPVAIDLTQGT, from the coding sequence ATGAACAATAAATTTTTACCAAACCTAAAAACTGAAGAATACTGTTACCTCACCACAACGGGACGTGTCAGCGGCAAACCACATGAGATCGAGATCTGGTTCGGGCTCAACGAGAACACACTCTACCTTCTCTCCGGCGGCATGGACAAATCGGATTGGGTAAAGAATCTGCTCAAGAACCCAGCTGTGAGTGTGCGAGTGGCAAGCCACACCTTCAAAGCTACCGCGCGTGTCGTGACAGATGAAAAAGAAGAAGCGATGGCACGCAACCTTCTTGCGGACAAGTACAACGAGCGCAAAGTAAATGGCTCGCTCAGTCAATGGGCACGGACAGCTTTACCTGTAGCAATAGACTTAACTCAAGGAACATAG
- a CDS encoding HAD family hydrolase: MTTNNPYPIVLFDWGDTIMYDHPERTAPVIEWETIELIEGIADLLAYLHTSGRRIALATSADVSDESQIRGALARNGLDIYFSYVYCFKNTGLTKSEAFYRHILSDLNIPASDAMMIGDHFVKDVQTPNAVGMFAVWFNPKSDEIRKSDLHTTVYSMKELMEFFQSLG; encoded by the coding sequence ATGACAACAAACAATCCATACCCCATCGTTCTCTTCGATTGGGGTGATACCATCATGTACGATCATCCCGAGCGCACTGCTCCAGTAATTGAATGGGAAACGATCGAGCTCATCGAAGGCATTGCTGACCTGCTTGCCTATCTCCACACCAGCGGACGGCGGATCGCCCTTGCAACGAGCGCCGATGTTTCAGATGAAAGCCAGATCCGTGGCGCATTGGCACGCAACGGACTCGACATCTACTTTTCCTATGTCTACTGTTTCAAGAATACAGGCCTAACAAAAAGCGAAGCCTTCTATCGTCACATTTTGAGTGACCTGAATATCCCCGCATCTGACGCTATGATGATCGGCGATCACTTCGTAAAGGATGTTCAAACTCCAAATGCAGTAGGAATGTTTGCCGTGTGGTTCAATCCGAAGTCAGATGAGATTCGCAAGAGTGATCTACACACCACCGTCTATTCGATGAAAGAGTTAATGGAGTTCTTCCAGTCACTGGGTTGA
- a CDS encoding alpha-amylase: protein MGVILQSFFWDCPRVDNKEFQWWDYVRQQIPTLAKVGFTSLWLPPIHKAANLSGPSMGYDPYDYYDLGEFDQKGSIPTWFGTRQELESLIDEAHRHQLSLIADIVINHNSGADAQEVNPLINQSRWTKFDPKSGKFVRNWECFHPSMYESWDEGTFGDMPDLSHRNPYVYAEILKLARWLIEEVGFDGFRYDYVKGYGANTITAIQEYRYVRDGKPFVPYGVAEFWDSTSNTLRWVEEANFSNSNPVDAFDFPLREMLKALCDQFGFSLRSLLTWESILQKQPQTTVTFVENHDLRDEGRPIVNDKLLAYSYILTHEGYPCVFWHDYFNHNLALNDTPNGIAALVTAHEKYAGGNTEVLYVDDNLYIMQRTGYGDKSGLIYVLNNRGDNWNGRMVTTKFQSASFQPVAWWSKNDLSRPINQPTDRDGRAQFYAPPRVCGICSEVTLQ, encoded by the coding sequence ATGGGCGTCATACTACAATCTTTCTTTTGGGATTGTCCACGCGTGGACAATAAGGAATTTCAATGGTGGGACTACGTCCGCCAGCAGATACCGACGTTAGCAAAGGTGGGGTTCACATCGCTGTGGCTTCCGCCAATTCATAAAGCCGCAAATCTTTCTGGTCCATCGATGGGCTACGACCCATATGATTATTACGACCTCGGCGAGTTTGACCAGAAGGGAAGCATCCCAACTTGGTTTGGAACCCGTCAGGAGTTGGAGTCGCTCATTGACGAGGCGCACAGGCATCAGTTAAGTCTGATCGCGGATATCGTCATCAACCACAACAGCGGAGCGGACGCGCAGGAAGTCAATCCGCTTATCAATCAATCACGTTGGACGAAGTTCGATCCAAAGAGCGGAAAGTTCGTGCGCAATTGGGAATGTTTTCATCCGAGCATGTATGAGAGTTGGGATGAAGGTACGTTCGGCGACATGCCCGATCTTTCACATCGCAATCCGTATGTATATGCCGAAATTTTAAAACTCGCGCGTTGGCTCATTGAAGAAGTGGGCTTTGATGGTTTTCGTTATGATTATGTGAAGGGTTATGGCGCAAACACGATCACTGCCATTCAAGAATACCGTTACGTGCGCGATGGCAAACCGTTCGTGCCATATGGCGTTGCCGAATTTTGGGATTCAACCAGCAACACATTGCGCTGGGTGGAGGAGGCGAACTTCTCCAACTCGAACCCTGTGGATGCATTCGACTTCCCATTGCGTGAAATGCTCAAGGCGTTGTGCGATCAATTCGGTTTCAGTTTAAGGAGTCTGCTCACATGGGAATCAATTTTGCAAAAGCAACCGCAGACCACTGTGACCTTCGTTGAGAACCATGACTTGCGCGATGAAGGACGCCCCATCGTCAACGATAAATTACTCGCCTACAGTTACATCCTCACGCACGAGGGCTATCCGTGTGTGTTCTGGCATGATTACTTCAATCATAATCTCGCACTCAACGATACACCAAATGGCATCGCCGCACTTGTCACTGCTCATGAAAAATATGCAGGCGGCAACACCGAAGTCTTATACGTGGACGATAACCTCTACATTATGCAACGCACAGGCTACGGCGACAAATCCGGGCTGATCTATGTGCTCAACAATCGCGGCGACAACTGGAACGGACGCATGGTCACGACGAAATTCCAGAGCGCCTCTTTTCAACCCGTTGCCTGGTGGAGCAAAAATGACCTTTCCCGCCCGATCAACCAACCCACCGACCGCGATGGCCGCGCACAGTTCTACGCTCCCCCGCGGGTATGCGGTATATGCAGTGAAGTGACGTTACAGTAA
- a CDS encoding MBOAT family protein, translating into MGLTQIAASILTSILVAALTRGITRTYSLLTLSVLAIYWFQPVVPLRYFDFLFPSLSLALVILTWLITSAQGAWKSKQNAIGLLIIVGGITLVELTRYIFPEPILTATTPPNIFQYIIFLAAIILITLLYTTISRRFLWALSLLTILLITTLIILKSPTLSLQISVFFRTLANRPVESASALDLRWLGFSYIAFRLIHVLRDKQMGRLPELSLPEFATYVVFFPTLSAGPIDRAERFAKDLQKEFALNQDELLQAGQRIVIGLFKKFVVADLLALIALNDALATQVHSTGWMWLHLYAYTFQIYFDFSGYTDIAIGIARLVGIKLPENFLSPYTKPNLTQFWNNWHMTLTQWFRSYFFNPFNRWIRGYKSIPAWTMILIGQLATMLLIGLWHGITWNFILWGAWHGLGLFAQNRWSDFAKTRINPTDPRVQKALQVGGVLLTFHFVALGWVFFALSEPSLSGTVFMKLFGLY; encoded by the coding sequence ATGGGACTCACCCAGATCGCCGCATCCATTCTGACCTCGATCCTAGTCGCCGCACTGACGCGTGGCATCACACGGACATACTCCCTGCTCACGCTCAGTGTATTGGCTATTTACTGGTTTCAGCCTGTCGTTCCACTTCGTTATTTTGATTTCCTATTTCCGTCGCTGTCACTTGCACTTGTCATTTTGACATGGCTGATCACATCAGCACAAGGCGCATGGAAATCCAAACAAAACGCCATCGGTTTACTCATTATCGTTGGGGGCATCACTCTCGTTGAACTCACCCGCTATATCTTCCCTGAACCGATCCTCACAGCCACAACCCCTCCGAACATCTTTCAATACATCATCTTCCTCGCAGCGATCATTCTCATAACCCTGCTTTACACCACCATCTCCCGTCGCTTCCTGTGGGCATTATCACTGCTCACTATTCTTCTTATCACTACACTTATCATCCTCAAATCCCCAACGCTTTCTCTCCAAATCAGCGTCTTCTTTCGTACACTGGCAAACCGTCCTGTTGAATCCGCGTCCGCATTGGACCTGCGCTGGCTGGGCTTCTCCTACATCGCCTTCCGTCTCATCCATGTTCTGCGCGATAAGCAAATGGGACGCTTGCCCGAACTCTCCCTGCCAGAGTTTGCCACCTACGTTGTGTTCTTCCCCACGCTTTCCGCCGGCCCCATTGACCGGGCCGAGCGTTTCGCAAAAGACTTACAAAAAGAGTTTGCTCTCAATCAAGATGAACTGCTACAAGCCGGTCAACGTATTGTGATCGGATTGTTCAAAAAGTTCGTGGTTGCAGACTTGCTGGCCTTGATCGCGTTGAATGATGCGCTTGCAACTCAAGTCCACAGCACAGGTTGGATGTGGCTTCATCTCTACGCCTACACCTTCCAAATTTATTTTGACTTCAGCGGCTACACCGATATTGCCATCGGCATCGCAAGACTTGTCGGCATAAAACTCCCCGAAAACTTTTTATCGCCGTACACCAAACCCAATCTCACTCAGTTCTGGAACAACTGGCACATGACTCTCACACAGTGGTTCCGTTCCTACTTCTTCAATCCCTTCAACCGCTGGATACGCGGCTACAAATCCATCCCTGCATGGACGATGATCCTCATCGGTCAACTTGCCACGATGCTGTTGATCGGTCTCTGGCACGGCATCACCTGGAACTTCATCCTGTGGGGCGCATGGCATGGACTCGGTCTCTTCGCCCAGAACCGTTGGAGTGATTTTGCAAAGACACGAATCAACCCAACCGATCCACGCGTACAAAAAGCGTTACAGGTCGGTGGTGTGTTGCTCACTTTTCATTTTGTCGCATTGGGGTGGGTATTCTTCGCGCTCAGCGAACCGTCCCTTTCGGGAACTGTGTTTATGAAATTGTTTGGGTTGTACTAA
- a CDS encoding VOC family protein translates to MQKIVTFLWFNDQAKEAVDLYVSLFEDAKITNTSYLTESVAKAAGKNPGDVSTIDFELNGQNFTALNGGPMYTFSEAISILVYCKTQEELDKLWDALAEGGEILSCGWLKDKYGITWQITPESLDIMMRDPDTAKADRVSAAMLSMEGKLNISELEKAYNNVQ, encoded by the coding sequence ATGCAAAAAATAGTGACTTTTCTTTGGTTTAACGATCAGGCAAAAGAAGCCGTAGATTTATATGTATCGCTATTTGAAGATGCAAAAATAACAAACACATCGTATCTTACAGAGTCAGTGGCAAAAGCAGCCGGAAAGAACCCCGGAGATGTATCAACAATAGACTTTGAACTGAATGGCCAAAACTTCACTGCGCTAAATGGTGGTCCGATGTATACTTTTAGCGAAGCTATTTCTATTTTGGTGTATTGCAAGACCCAAGAAGAACTTGACAAGTTATGGGACGCGCTAGCCGAAGGCGGCGAAATACTTTCTTGTGGATGGCTCAAAGATAAATATGGCATAACGTGGCAGATCACCCCGGAAAGCCTAGACATCATGATGCGTGATCCAGACACTGCTAAAGCGGATCGGGTTAGCGCTGCTATGCTGAGCATGGAAGGCAAACTGAATATAAGCGAGCTTGAAAAAGCTTATAACAACGTACAATAA
- a CDS encoding HDIG domain-containing protein, with amino-acid sequence MTRDEALALVREYVKNEGLVRHMLSVEAAMRFYAEKFGEDVERWGLIGLLHDFDWEIHPTLEQHPQDGAPMLRERGVDEGIIQDILSHADHLNLPRDTMVRKAICACDEVTGLITAVALVRPSRSLYDLEPSSVKKKWKDKAFAAGTSRPEMEHAAKEFGIELWEHVGNVITAMRRIAPELDLEGNIPKP; translated from the coding sequence ATGACCCGTGATGAAGCTTTAGCTCTTGTGCGTGAATATGTGAAGAACGAAGGATTGGTACGCCACATGCTTTCGGTGGAAGCCGCGATGCGTTTCTATGCCGAGAAGTTTGGCGAAGATGTCGAACGGTGGGGATTGATCGGCCTGCTCCACGATTTTGATTGGGAAATTCACCCAACGCTTGAACAGCATCCGCAAGATGGTGCGCCGATGTTACGGGAACGTGGCGTGGATGAAGGCATCATTCAAGATATCTTGAGCCATGCCGACCACTTGAACCTGCCACGTGATACGATGGTTCGCAAAGCGATTTGTGCGTGTGATGAAGTGACTGGTCTCATCACCGCCGTTGCATTGGTTCGCCCCTCGCGTTCACTCTATGACCTTGAGCCTTCGTCTGTTAAAAAGAAGTGGAAGGATAAAGCCTTTGCCGCTGGTACTTCCCGCCCCGAAATGGAACATGCCGCAAAAGAATTCGGCATCGAGTTGTGGGAGCATGTAGGGAATGTCATCACTGCGATGCGGCGTATCGCACCCGAGTTGGACTTGGAAGGGAATATTCCAAAGCCGTAA
- a CDS encoding deoxynucleoside kinase — MYVAIEGVIGVGKTTLARLLQSSFDAEIILEVFEENPFLSDFYSDRERYAFQTQIFFLLSRYHQQRRTVHEIIGTGKNLFADYTFAKDALFAQINLQGDELDMYYKVHEALAEKIEKPDLLVYLQANTETLMQRIALRDRPYERQMERAYIDQLNKAYENFFSKPFDHTPVLTIDTNDLNIIQNPEHLKLVEERIRQSLSLPPFQQALPLP; from the coding sequence ATGTACGTAGCCATCGAAGGGGTGATCGGAGTCGGTAAGACCACCCTTGCCCGCCTTCTTCAGTCATCATTTGATGCTGAAATTATTTTGGAAGTTTTTGAGGAGAACCCCTTCCTCTCTGATTTCTACAGCGACCGCGAACGGTATGCTTTTCAAACGCAGATCTTCTTTTTGTTGAGTCGTTATCATCAACAGCGTCGCACGGTACATGAGATCATTGGCACAGGTAAAAATCTTTTCGCCGATTACACTTTCGCCAAAGACGCGCTCTTCGCACAGATCAACCTGCAAGGCGACGAACTCGACATGTACTACAAGGTCCACGAGGCGCTCGCCGAAAAGATCGAAAAGCCCGACCTGCTCGTTTATTTGCAAGCCAACACCGAAACCCTCATGCAACGCATCGCCCTGCGCGACCGTCCGTATGAAAGGCAGATGGAGCGTGCCTATATCGATCAACTCAACAAAGCGTATGAGAATTTCTTTTCAAAGCCATTTGACCATACTCCTGTTTTGACGATTGACACGAACGACTTGAACATTATCCAAAACCCTGAACATCTGAAACTTGTGGAAGAGCGCATCAGACAAAGCCTGAGCCTGCCTCCGTTCCAACAAGCCTTACCTTTGCCGTAA